TTCGCATCCAAGCCGAACACCTACAAGATTCAGGTCTTCGGTTGGTACATGCACGAGGTACAGAACATCGAACGATTCAGCGCGGCTGACCTGAACAAGTACTTCGATGAGTGCAACATCCCACGGCCATCGAATACAGGAGTGTTCCTCAAGAGCATGCTCGAACGCAAGCCGCCGTTGCTGCTGAAAGACTCAAAAGGACACCGGCTCTCATCGACCGCACGAACTGAAATGGCGGCACTGTTCCCATCGCGACCAACAGCGGTTAGCACGACGAAGATCCTGAACGACTTAGCTGCGCAGATCACCGATCCTGCACAGACGGCGTTCTTGACCGAAACATTGACGTGCTTCAAGCAGCATGCCTATCGCGCTGCCATCGTTATGGCCTGGAACCTCGCGTTCAATGACGTGCTTGACCGGTTGTTCGCGAATCACCTCGTCGATTTCAATGCACAGCTATACAAGGTATTTCCGAAGGAAAAGCAGATCGTGAAGCGATCCGACTTCGAAGACCTCAAGGAATCACGGATCATCGAAGTCGGCAAAGGTGCGAGCATCTTCAGTGCAACGACGGCTAAAGTATTGACGGAGAAGCTCACCAAGCGGAACACTGCTGCCCACCCGTCGCTCGTAGTTGTGACGAGTGTTACTGCCGAGGAAGTGATCTCGGATCTCGTTCAGAACGTCATCCTTCGAAAGATCTGGTAAGACAGCCATACGGGGCGCTGAACTTTCGCTACGCAAGCACCGTCGCTGCAGGCAGTTCCCGTCATTGCCGCATGCGCGTACATCATGATCATGGTGGACGACCGAGAACCAACTGACGATTTCATTCGCGGCTGTGTTCACCTCAGCGGCTTCGATTCAACGGGTGACACATGCGTTTGTTCCAAAAGAAAACGTCGCCTTTCAATTGCTAGCCCCCGGCGACTGCAATGCAGCTGAGACCGTACTTTCAGGGGACAAGCTCATCCGACAGGGACCGCTGCAAAGCGGATGCTCAGATTGCCCGCCGACGATCAGCCTGAAACACATAGCTGCCATCGAAGCCTACCCCGCAAACTTCAATCAACCCGAATTCCCTTCACAACGACGGCTTCAGGCGGGCCGCGAAATTCGCAGCCCGCGGACCGGCCGCTAACCGCCGGTCTCAAGCGCCCCACGCCGCGCCTTCTCGCTCATCTGGAACAGCTCTCCGGCCTTGCGCGCCAGTTCAGCCGCAAGCCAGAGCAGGTTGTCCAGTCGCCGAGGCCCATCACCGCTGCACCAGTCGATGTCTTCCCCGTGGCAGACCCACAGGAGAGCTTCGAGTTGAGAGAGGGTGTTTTCGAGAAGATCCGCCGGGTCTTGGGCGTTGTCTTCGGAAGCTACCGGCGTGCGAGGCCGGGCTATAGTCTTGGTAGCCATTTTGTGCGTTCCTTCCAAGGTAGTTGCACGAACTTGGTTAGACGGTCGGGGTGCTGATAACGCCCTGGCCGTCGCCTTTTGATACCTCGCATCTGCATCGCTGCTTTCGCACCGACGACCTGCCGCGAGGCAAGCAGCCTTCAAACATCTCGGTGGCTTGGTGTGTTGCGCCTTTCTTCTCCCCTTGTTGGGGTGTTGAGTGACAGGGGCATCCACTCTAGAGAAGAACCCGGCGAAATAGCCGCTCCATGCGGCATGAAGTCCCGACGACCGCCAACAAATGCAGCTTCCGCAGCGGCGCTGAACGCTCACGCCGATGGGGTGCCTTGCGCAGCGAAATAAAGGGGGAGCCCGAAGGGCGGAGGACATTCGCGGAGCAAGGTACCCCGTCGGCGTGAGCGCGCCCTGAACGACAACGGAGCCCAACGCACAACGCAGCAAAGCGAAAGTCCGCCGCCTGTGCTGCAATCCGCTGATGCCTGCCCTGACCCTCGACGACCTGCGCCGCTACGCGGTGGCGCGCACCCTCTTCAAGCCCACGACGCTGCCCGCCGCGATCCGGCACCTGGGCTTCGTGCAGGCCGACCCGATTCGCGCGCCCGCACGCGCACAAGATCTCACGCTGCGCCACCGCGTAAAGGACTACCGCGCAGGCGATCTCGAAAGCCGCTACATCCGCCTCGCCATCGAGGAAGACTGTCTCGTCAACTACGGCTTTCTGCCGCGCGAGCACCTAGCGCTGATGCACCCGCGCGAAGCCAAGCGCATATGGGACGCCGATACGCGGCGCAAGGCGGCCGATGTGCTCGCCTATGTGCAGGAACACGGCCCGGTGCATCCACGCCAGGTGGAGCAGCACTTCGCGCACGGCCGCATCAAGAACTACTGGGGCGGTTCGAGCAACGCGACCACGCACCTGCTCGACGAAATGCACTACCGCGGCATGCTGCGCGTGGTGCGGCGCGACAGCGGCACGCGCGTCTATGAGGCCGTGACGCACCAGCCCGCCGACGACAGCCCCGCTGGCCGCGCGCAACGCGCCGCCGCGCTGATCGAACTGGTGGTGCGCAAATATGCGCCGCTGCCGGCCGCGAGCCTCACCTACCTCGTGCGCCTGCTCGGCTACGGTGCGCCGCATCTCTCGCTGCAAACGCAGGCGGCATTGCGCATCGCCCGCGAAGAACTGCTCGCGAGCTGCCGCATCGACGGCACGACCTGGTACTGGCCCGCTGGCGAGAACCCGGCCTCGCGCCGCCACGCACCCGACGACGCGGTGCGCCTGCTCGCGCCCTTCGACCCCGTTGTGTGGGACCGCCGCCGCTTCGAGCTGCTCTGGGACTGGACGTACAAGTTCGAGGCCTACACGCCCGCACCCAAGCGTCAGTTCGGCTACTACGCGCTGCCGATGCTGTGGCACGACAGCGTGATCGGCTGGGCCAACGTCACCGCGCCCGAAGGCCAGTTGAAGCCAACCTTCGGCTACGCCGGCAAGAAGCCGCGCGACGCGGCCTTCCGGGCGGCGCTCGATGACGAACTGCAGCGCATGACGCAGTTCCTTGCAGGGCGAGCCGTACCCTGACTGCTGCGGCCGTGTACCGCCTCCGAAGAAAATCCCCGCTCGGGCGAAGGTCTGCCGCGCGGGCGACAGGCCCACGCGGCGGCGGGCTCCTAGAATCGCGCCGTTGTCCGGTTCGCCGGACGACAAGCGTTCTCAGGGCGGGGTGCAATTCCCCACCGGCGGTGATGGCGGCTGAAAGGCTGCACAAGCCCGCGAGCGCCTGGAGCTTGCAACAAGTTTCAGGGTCAGCAGATTTCGGTGCGATTCCGAAGCCGACGGTCACAGTCCGGATGAAAGAGAGCGCGAAATGCGGGCTCGCCCGCGCGCATTGCTTTGCCGTGCGCGCAGGTAGCCTTGCGGTTTCGTGCGCCCTGATTCAGGAAACCTGCTTTCAAGAGGCACACCATGAGTCAGATCAACGACCTTCCCCTCTCTGCCGTTACCGCGTCGGGCTCGCCGCGCGGCACGCGCATCGCATTCGTCGAGGCGCAGTGGCATTCCGACATCGTCCACCAGGCGCGCGACGCCTTTCTCGAAGAAATGGACCGGCTCGGCGTGGCGCGCGAGCTCATCGACATCTTCGACGTGCCCGGTGCCTTCGAGATTCCGCTGCACGCCAAGCGGCTCGCCAACTCGGGCAAGTACGCGGCCATCATCGGCTGCGCGCTGGTGGTCGACGGCGGCATCTACCGCCACGAGTTCGTCGCGAACACGGTGGTCAGCACGCTGATGTCGCTGCAGCTGGAAACCGACGTGCCGATCTTCTCGGCCGTGCTCACGCCGCATCACTTCCACGAGCACGTGGAGCACCGCAAATACTTCCACCGCCACTTCGCGGTCAAGGGCACGGAAGTGGCCGAGGCCTGCTTCAAGACTCTCGAAGGGCTGAAGAAGGTCGACGCGCTGCTGGCCGCTGCGTGACAACAGGCGCGAGCCTGCAGTAATCTGGGCGGATGAGCTCTTCATCATCCGCACACGAAGACCGCTACACCCTCTACGGCGCGCCCGGTTCGGGCGCCACGCCGATACACGCCGCGCTGACGCTGATCGGTGCGCAGGTCGATACCGTCGACGTCGCTACGTGGGAAAGCGATGCCGAGCGCGAACGCGTGTCGGGCGTCAACCCGATGCGCCAGGTGCCCGCGCTGGTGCTGCCTTCGGGCGAGGTGATGACCGAGAGCGCGGCCATCCTGATCTGGCTCGGCGACCGCTACCCCGAAGCCGGGCTCTGCCCCGCGCCCGATGATCCGCTGCGCTCACGCTATCTGCGCTGGATGGTCTACCTGCCGGCCGCCATCTACTCGCTGTTCTGGGTACGCGACGACCCGCAGCGCCTCGTGCCCGACCCCACCGCACAGGCCGCGATGCTCGAACGCTCTGCCGAGCGCATCGCGCACTGCTGGCACCTGATGGACACGCAGATCGACGAGCCCGCGCCCTATCTTCTCGGCGAAAAGCTGAGCATGCTCGACCTGTACGTGACCGTGATGTCGCGCTGGACGCCGGGCCGCAGGCGCTTCTACCGCGTGGCGCCGCGCATGGCCCGGGTGGTGCGCCGCGTGGATGCCGATCCTCGGTTGGCGGAATTCTGGGCGGCGCGCTTTCCCTTCACGATGGACCCGAGCGCTCCGGGAGGCTGAGTCCTGTTTTCTATCATCGACACCATGACCGCACGCACACCGACCACCGTCTACCCGATGACGATTTATCACAAGCCCAACTGCAGCACCTCGCGCAACGTGCTGACGTTGATCCGCGAAAGCGGCGTGGAGCCCGAGATCGTCCTGTACCTGGAAACGCCGCCGCCGAAGAAAAAGCTGCGCGAGCTCGCGAAGGCGATGGGCATGGGCGCGCGCGAACTGCTGCGCACCAAGGAAGCGCCGTACGAAGAACTGAAGCTGGCCGACTCGAAGTGGACCGACGACCAGCTGTTCGACGCCATCGTCGAGCACCCCATCTTGCTGCAGCGGCCCATCGTGGTGTCGCCGCGCGGCACGCTGATGTGCCGGCCATGGGGGCGCGTGCGCGAGATCCTGCCTGCCTGAAGCCTCAGCTCGTGGCCTGCTGCGCCAGGCCCCAGGCGACATGCTCGCGCACGAGTTCGCTCGGGTGTTCGGCCCGCGTCGCCAGCGCCTCCTGCGCATCGCCCTCGCCCGCTCGCGCCGCATTGCCCAGCGCCACGGCGATGTTGCGCAGCCAGCGCTCATGCCCGATGCGGCGGATCGGGCTGCCTTCGGTGCGGCGCAGGAAGTCCTCCTCAGTCCACGCGAAAAGCTCGGCCAGAGTGCGGCCCGTGAGCCCTTCGCGCGCATCGAAGTCGGGCAACTCGCTCTTCTTCGCGAACTTGTTCCAGGGGCAAATGAGCTGGCAGTCGTCGCAGCCGTAGATGCGGTTGCCCATCAGCGGACGCAGCTCCAGCGGAATGGGCCCGCCGTGCTCGATGGTGAGGTACGAGATGCAGCGCCGTGCATCCAGCCGCTGCGGCGCGATGATGGCCTTCGTCGGGCAGATGTCGATGCAGGCGCTGCAGCTGCCGCAATGTGCCGTGACGGGTTCGCTCGGCGGCAGTTCCATGTCGACGTAGATCTCGCCCAGGAAAAACATCGAGCCGGCGTCGCGGTCGAGCACCAGCGTGTGCTTGCCGCGCCAGCCCTGCCCGC
This is a stretch of genomic DNA from Variovorax paradoxus. It encodes these proteins:
- a CDS encoding 6,7-dimethyl-8-ribityllumazine synthase, with protein sequence MSQINDLPLSAVTASGSPRGTRIAFVEAQWHSDIVHQARDAFLEEMDRLGVARELIDIFDVPGAFEIPLHAKRLANSGKYAAIIGCALVVDGGIYRHEFVANTVVSTLMSLQLETDVPIFSAVLTPHHFHEHVEHRKYFHRHFAVKGTEVAEACFKTLEGLKKVDALLAAA
- a CDS encoding DNA glycosylase AlkZ-like family protein, producing MPALTLDDLRRYAVARTLFKPTTLPAAIRHLGFVQADPIRAPARAQDLTLRHRVKDYRAGDLESRYIRLAIEEDCLVNYGFLPREHLALMHPREAKRIWDADTRRKAADVLAYVQEHGPVHPRQVEQHFAHGRIKNYWGGSSNATTHLLDEMHYRGMLRVVRRDSGTRVYEAVTHQPADDSPAGRAQRAAALIELVVRKYAPLPAASLTYLVRLLGYGAPHLSLQTQAALRIAREELLASCRIDGTTWYWPAGENPASRRHAPDDAVRLLAPFDPVVWDRRRFELLWDWTYKFEAYTPAPKRQFGYYALPMLWHDSVIGWANVTAPEGQLKPTFGYAGKKPRDAAFRAALDDELQRMTQFLAGRAVP
- a CDS encoding glutathione S-transferase family protein, whose translation is MSSSSSAHEDRYTLYGAPGSGATPIHAALTLIGAQVDTVDVATWESDAERERVSGVNPMRQVPALVLPSGEVMTESAAILIWLGDRYPEAGLCPAPDDPLRSRYLRWMVYLPAAIYSLFWVRDDPQRLVPDPTAQAAMLERSAERIAHCWHLMDTQIDEPAPYLLGEKLSMLDLYVTVMSRWTPGRRRFYRVAPRMARVVRRVDADPRLAEFWAARFPFTMDPSAPGG
- the arsC gene encoding arsenate reductase (glutaredoxin) (This arsenate reductase requires both glutathione and glutaredoxin to convert arsenate to arsenite, after which the efflux transporter formed by ArsA and ArsB can extrude the arsenite from the cell, providing resistance.); the protein is MTARTPTTVYPMTIYHKPNCSTSRNVLTLIRESGVEPEIVLYLETPPPKKKLRELAKAMGMGARELLRTKEAPYEELKLADSKWTDDQLFDAIVEHPILLQRPIVVSPRGTLMCRPWGRVREILPA
- the queG gene encoding tRNA epoxyqueuosine(34) reductase QueG; the protein is MIVSHPLVVRIQALARELGFSQIGIAGVDLSSAEAGLMQWLAHGFHGEMQYMATHGTRRARPAELVPGTVSVITARMDYLPRSTQPEWQAIEFDRLTRPGEAIVSVYARGRDYHKVLRNRLAKLAERIAEEVGPFGHRAFTDSAPVLEAELASRSGQGWRGKHTLVLDRDAGSMFFLGEIYVDMELPPSEPVTAHCGSCSACIDICPTKAIIAPQRLDARRCISYLTIEHGGPIPLELRPLMGNRIYGCDDCQLICPWNKFAKKSELPDFDAREGLTGRTLAELFAWTEEDFLRRTEGSPIRRIGHERWLRNIAVALGNAARAGEGDAQEALATRAEHPSELVREHVAWGLAQQATS